From the Simplicispira suum genome, the window GGATCATTGGCTTCTCGCCCATTCCGGCGATGTCGATGATCAGCTACGCCTCGGGTTCGCGCTACATGTCGCTGATTGGCGGCGTGAACATGAGTTTTTACGACTGGTACTGTGACCTCCCCCCCAGCAGTCCGCAGGTCTGGGGCGAGCAGACCGACGTGCCCGAATCGGCCGACTGGTACAACTCCGGCTACATCATTGCGTGGGGCTCCAACGTGCCGCAGACGCGGACACCGGACGCCCACTTCTTCACTGAGGTGCGCTACAAGGGCACGAAGACGGTTGCTATCACGCCCGACTATTCCGAGGTTGCCAAGCTTTCCGACATGTGGGTGCATCCCAAGCAGGGCACCGACGCCGCCGTCGCCATGGCGATGGGCCACGTCATCCTGAAAGACTTCTACTTTGGCGGCAACGGCCAGCCGCGGTCGGCCTACTTTGACGACTACGCACGCCGCTATACCGATCTGCCGATGCTGGTGATGTTAAAGGAGCACACGCTAGAGAACGGCACCACCTGCCTGGTTCCTGATCGCTACGTGCGTGCCAGCGACTTTGCTGATCAGCTCGGCCAGGAGAACAATCCGGACTGGAAAACGGTCGCCCTGGACACAGGCGGACAGGTGGTTGTTCCGCAGGGCGCCATCGGCTTTCGCTGGGGCCCGGACGGGCGTGCCGATACCGGTCAGTGGAACCTGGAAGCCAAGGAGGCGCGCAATGGCAATGACGTCTCGCTCAAACTATCGGTAATGGAAGGCGAGGACGGCGTGGAAAGCACCGCGACCGACAGCGCCCAGGTGGGTTTTCCGTATTTTGGCGGTATCCAGCACGAGCATTTTCCGAACAACGAGCAAAGCGACGTGCTGGTGCGCACCGTCCCGGTGCAGCGTATTGCGGTTGGAAGCGGCGAAGCATTGGTTGCCACGGTGTTTGACCTGCAGGTGGCGCAGTACGGCATTGCCCGTGGTTTTGCGGGCGAGATGGCAGCCGCTGACTTTGACGACAACACGCCCTACACGCCCGCCTGGCAGGAGCAGATCACCGGCGTGCCCCGCGACCAGATCATCACGGTGGCGCGCCAGTTCGCCGAAAATGCGCACAAGACCGAAGGCCGTTCGATGGTCATCATCGGCGCCGGCATGAACCACTGGTACCACAGTGACATGAACTACCGTGGCGTCATCAACATGCTGATGATGTGCGGCTGCATCGGCAAGAGCGGCGGTGGTTGGTCGCACTACGTGGGCCAGGAAAAACTGCGCCCACAGACCGGCTGGACGCCGCTGGCCTTCGCGCTCGACTGGATCCGCCCACCGCGCCAGATGAACAGCACCAGCTTTTTCTATGCCCACACCGACCAGTGGCGCTATGAAAAACTGGGCGTGGACGAGGTGCTTTCGCCGTTGGCCGACAAGAAGCTCTACACCGGCAGCATGATCGACTACAACGTGCGCGCCGAACGCATGGGCTGGCTGCCCAGCGCGCCGCAGCTGCAGACGCATCCGATGAAGGTAGTCAAGGATGCACAGGCTGTTGGCATGGACCCCAAGGATTACGTGGTCAAGTCGCTCAAAGACGGGTCACTGAAGCTGAGCTGCGAAGACCCCGACCACCCGGCCAACTGGCCGCGCAACATGTTTGTCTGGCGTTCGAACATCATTGGTTCGTCGGGCAAGGGCCATGAGTACTTTTTGAAGCATCTGCTGGGCACCGACAACGGCGTGCAGGGCAAAGACCTGGGCAAGGAAGAGGCCAAGCCCGAAGAGGTGGTTTGGCACAACAAGGCGCCTGAAGGCAAGCTCGATTTGCTGGTCACGCTCGACTTTCGCATGAGCACCACCTGCCTGTACTCGGACATCGTGCTGCCCACAGCCACCTGGTACGAGAAAAATGACCTCAACACCAGCGACATGCATCCCTTTATCCATCCGCTGTCCACTGCGGTGGACCCGGTGTGGCAATCGAAAAGCGACTGGGAAATCTACAAGGGTTTCGCCAAAAAATTCAGCGAGCTGTGCGTCGGCCACCTGGGGATTGAGCAAGAGATGGTGCTCACCCCCATGCAGCACGACTCACCTGGTGAACTGGCGCAGCCGTTTGACGTGAAGGACTGGAAGCGTGGCGAGTGCGAGTTGATTCCCGGCAGGACCGCGCCGCAGATGCAGGTGATCGAGCGCGACTACCCCAACGTCTACAAGCGCTTCACCGCTGTGGGTCCGCTGCTCAACAAGATTGGCAATGGCGGCAAGGGCATTTCCTGGGACACGAAGACCGAAGTGACGCAACTCGGCCAGCTGAGCGGCGTGGTGACCGAGCCCGGCGTAACGCAGGGCATGCCGCGCATCCAGAGCGACATCGACGCCTGCGAAATGGTGTTGCAGCTGGCCCCCGAGACCAATGGCCATGTGGCAGTCAAGGCCTGGGCGGCGCTGAGCAAGCAGACCGGGCGTGACCACACGCATCTGGCGCTGCACCGCGAAGACGAGAAAATTCGCTTCCGCGACATCCAGGCGCAGCCGCGCAAGATCATCAGCTCGCCGACCTGGAGTGGAATTGAGTCGGAAACCGTGTCCTATAACGCTGGCTATACCAACGTGCACGAGTACATCCCGTGGCGCACACTCACCGGCCGCCAGCATTTCTATCAGGACCATCCATGGATGATTGCCTTTGGCGAGGGCTTTGCCAGCTACCGTCCGCCGGTGAACCTGAAGGCGACGGCGGGCGTGCACAACATTCGCAGCAATGGCAACACCGAAATCTTGCTGAACTTCATCACGCCGCACCAGAAGTGGGGCATCCACTCGACCTACACCGATAACCTGATCATGCTCACGCTCAGCCGGGGCGGACCGATCATCTGGCTGAGCGAAGACGACGCCAAAGCCATTGGTGTGGAGGATAACGACTGGATTGAGGCCTACAACGTCAACGGCGCGATTGCGGCGCGGGCGGTGGTCAGCCAGCGCGTCAAGCCCGGCATGGTCATCATGTACCACGCCCAGGAGAAAATTGTGAACACCCCAGGTTCGGAAATTACCGGCACGCGCGGTGGCATCCACAATTCTGTGACACGTGTGGTGCTCAAGCCCACGCACATGATTGGCGGCTACGCACAACTGTCTTACGGCTTCAACTACTACGGAACCATCGGGACCAACCGCGACGAGTTCGTCGTGGTGCGCAAGATGGACAAAGTGGACTGGCTGGATACGCCACGGGAAGACGATCGCGCCTTCGCGGTGCAGCAACAGGGAGAGTCGGCATGAAAATTCGCGCGCAAATCGGCATGGTGCTGAATCTGGACAAGTGCATCGGCTGCCACACCTGTTCGGTGACCTGCAAGAACGTCTGGACCAGCCGCCCTGGTATGGAATACGCATGGTTCAACAACGTCGAGACCAAGCCCGGCATTGGCTACCCCAAGGAATGGGAAAACCAGGACAAATGGAACGGCGGCTGGGTGCGCAAGGCCGACGGCTCCATTGAGCCGCGCCAGGGCGGCAAATGGAAGCTGCTGATGCGTCTGTTCGCCAACCCGAACATGCCGCAGATCGACGACTACTACGAGCCCTTCACCTTCGATTACGACCACCTGCAGTCGGCGCCCGAGATGAAGGCCACGCCTACGGCACGGCCGCGAAGCCTGATCACGGGCAAGCGCATGGAGAAAATCGAGTGGGGCCCGAACTGGGAAGAAATTCTGGGGGGCGAGTTTTCCAAGCGCAGCAAGGACGCTAACCTCGACAGTTTCGAGCAGGTCCAGAAGGACATGGTGGGGCAGTTCGAAAACACCTTCATGATGTATTTGCCGCGGCTGTGTGAGCATTGCCTCAACCCCGCCTGTGTGGCGTCCTGCCCTTCGGGCTCGATCTACAAGCGTGAGGAAGACGGCATCGTGCTGATCGACCAGGACAAGTGCCGTGGCTGGCGCATGTGCGTCTCCGGCTGCCCGTACAAGAAGATTTACTACAACTGGAAGAGCGGCAAGGCCGAGAAGTGCACGTTCTGCTACCCGCGCATCGAGGCCGGTCAGCCTACCGTCTGCTCGGAAACCTGCGTGGGCCGCATTCGCTATCTGGGAGTGCTTTTGTACGACGCGGACCGCGTCCAGGAAGCCGCCAGCGTAG encodes:
- a CDS encoding nitrate reductase subunit alpha, producing MSHFLDRLTHFSQPRESFSGGHGVTTAEDRTWEDAYRNRWAHDKIVRSTHGVNCTGSCSWKIYVKGGIVTWETQQTDYPRTRWDMPNHEPRGCSRGASYSWYLYSANRVKYPMIRARLLKHWREARLTLAPVEAWAAVVQDETKRRDYQSVRGLGGMVRSTWDEVNELIAAANIYTIQQHGADRIIGFSPIPAMSMISYASGSRYMSLIGGVNMSFYDWYCDLPPSSPQVWGEQTDVPESADWYNSGYIIAWGSNVPQTRTPDAHFFTEVRYKGTKTVAITPDYSEVAKLSDMWVHPKQGTDAAVAMAMGHVILKDFYFGGNGQPRSAYFDDYARRYTDLPMLVMLKEHTLENGTTCLVPDRYVRASDFADQLGQENNPDWKTVALDTGGQVVVPQGAIGFRWGPDGRADTGQWNLEAKEARNGNDVSLKLSVMEGEDGVESTATDSAQVGFPYFGGIQHEHFPNNEQSDVLVRTVPVQRIAVGSGEALVATVFDLQVAQYGIARGFAGEMAAADFDDNTPYTPAWQEQITGVPRDQIITVARQFAENAHKTEGRSMVIIGAGMNHWYHSDMNYRGVINMLMMCGCIGKSGGGWSHYVGQEKLRPQTGWTPLAFALDWIRPPRQMNSTSFFYAHTDQWRYEKLGVDEVLSPLADKKLYTGSMIDYNVRAERMGWLPSAPQLQTHPMKVVKDAQAVGMDPKDYVVKSLKDGSLKLSCEDPDHPANWPRNMFVWRSNIIGSSGKGHEYFLKHLLGTDNGVQGKDLGKEEAKPEEVVWHNKAPEGKLDLLVTLDFRMSTTCLYSDIVLPTATWYEKNDLNTSDMHPFIHPLSTAVDPVWQSKSDWEIYKGFAKKFSELCVGHLGIEQEMVLTPMQHDSPGELAQPFDVKDWKRGECELIPGRTAPQMQVIERDYPNVYKRFTAVGPLLNKIGNGGKGISWDTKTEVTQLGQLSGVVTEPGVTQGMPRIQSDIDACEMVLQLAPETNGHVAVKAWAALSKQTGRDHTHLALHREDEKIRFRDIQAQPRKIISSPTWSGIESETVSYNAGYTNVHEYIPWRTLTGRQHFYQDHPWMIAFGEGFASYRPPVNLKATAGVHNIRSNGNTEILLNFITPHQKWGIHSTYTDNLIMLTLSRGGPIIWLSEDDAKAIGVEDNDWIEAYNVNGAIAARAVVSQRVKPGMVIMYHAQEKIVNTPGSEITGTRGGIHNSVTRVVLKPTHMIGGYAQLSYGFNYYGTIGTNRDEFVVVRKMDKVDWLDTPREDDRAFAVQQQGESA
- the narH gene encoding nitrate reductase subunit beta, yielding MKIRAQIGMVLNLDKCIGCHTCSVTCKNVWTSRPGMEYAWFNNVETKPGIGYPKEWENQDKWNGGWVRKADGSIEPRQGGKWKLLMRLFANPNMPQIDDYYEPFTFDYDHLQSAPEMKATPTARPRSLITGKRMEKIEWGPNWEEILGGEFSKRSKDANLDSFEQVQKDMVGQFENTFMMYLPRLCEHCLNPACVASCPSGSIYKREEDGIVLIDQDKCRGWRMCVSGCPYKKIYYNWKSGKAEKCTFCYPRIEAGQPTVCSETCVGRIRYLGVLLYDADRVQEAASVERDRDLYQAQLDIFLDPHDPVVIEQARRDGIPEAWLEGARRSPVYKMAVDWKVALPLHPEYRTLPMVWYVPPLSPITSAANAGKIGVNGELPDIAEMRIPVQYLANLLTAGDTAPVVRALQRMLAMRAYQRSKHVDNEQNLAVLEQVGLTMAEVEDMYHIMAIANYEDRFVIPTTHREYAENAFDVRGGCGFTFGNGCSEGSSEVSLFGGSKKRTIPIKMEV